From a region of the Gordonia sp. PP30 genome:
- a CDS encoding cystathionine beta-synthase, with the protein MRIANHVVDLVGNTPLVKLNSVVKPGAGLVAAKIEYLNPGGSSKDRIATRMIDAAEASGELKPGGTIVEPTSGNTGVGLALVAQQRGYKCIFVCPDKVAEDKRNVLRAYGAQVVVCPTAVPPEHPDSYYNVSDRLVRETPGAWKPNQYANPNGPLSHYETTGPEIWNDTDGTVTHFVAGVGTGGTITGTGRYLKEVSDGRVKVVGVDPEGSVYSGGSGRPYLVEGVGEDFWPDAYDPTIPDEIIAVSDADSFEMTRRLAREEGLLVGGSCGMAVVAALEVAEREGPDAVVVVLLPDGGRGYLSKIFNDDWMSSYGFLRTPLEGELPEFTVGEVLRSKTGVLPDLVHTHPQETLRDAIEILREFGVSQMPVVGAEPPIMAGEIAGAVNERDLLSAVFEGRATLADPVSAHMGPAFPLIGAGEPVSSALEALSTSDALMVVEDGKPIGVITRHDLLAYASTHPLPIREDKQ; encoded by the coding sequence ATGCGCATCGCGAATCACGTCGTGGACCTGGTAGGAAACACACCGCTGGTCAAGCTCAACTCGGTGGTGAAACCGGGTGCGGGACTGGTCGCCGCGAAGATCGAGTACCTGAACCCGGGAGGCAGTTCCAAGGACCGCATCGCCACGCGGATGATCGACGCCGCCGAGGCGTCGGGCGAACTGAAGCCGGGCGGCACCATCGTGGAGCCGACGTCGGGCAACACCGGTGTCGGACTGGCTCTGGTGGCGCAGCAGCGCGGCTACAAGTGCATCTTCGTCTGCCCCGACAAGGTGGCCGAGGACAAGCGGAACGTGCTGCGCGCGTACGGCGCGCAGGTGGTCGTGTGCCCGACGGCGGTCCCGCCGGAGCACCCGGACAGCTACTACAACGTCTCCGACCGCCTGGTGCGCGAGACGCCCGGCGCGTGGAAGCCGAACCAGTACGCGAATCCGAACGGTCCGCTCAGCCACTACGAGACCACCGGCCCGGAGATCTGGAACGACACCGACGGCACTGTGACGCACTTCGTCGCCGGCGTCGGCACCGGCGGCACCATCACCGGGACCGGGCGCTACCTCAAGGAGGTGTCCGACGGCCGCGTCAAGGTGGTCGGCGTCGACCCCGAGGGCTCGGTCTATTCGGGCGGCTCGGGCCGTCCGTATCTGGTCGAGGGCGTCGGCGAGGACTTCTGGCCGGACGCCTACGACCCGACCATCCCCGACGAGATCATCGCGGTCTCCGACGCCGACTCGTTCGAGATGACGCGGCGCCTGGCCCGCGAGGAGGGCCTGCTGGTGGGCGGGTCGTGCGGTATGGCCGTCGTCGCCGCACTGGAGGTCGCCGAGCGCGAAGGGCCGGACGCTGTGGTGGTGGTGCTGCTGCCCGACGGCGGCCGCGGATACCTGTCGAAGATCTTCAACGACGACTGGATGAGCAGCTACGGCTTCCTGCGCACGCCCCTGGAAGGCGAGCTGCCGGAGTTCACCGTGGGCGAGGTGCTGCGCAGCAAGACCGGTGTTCTGCCCGACCTGGTGCACACGCATCCGCAGGAGACGCTGCGCGACGCGATCGAGATCCTTCGCGAGTTCGGTGTGTCGCAGATGCCGGTCGTGGGCGCGGAGCCGCCGATCATGGCGGGTGAGATCGCGGGTGCGGTGAACGAGCGTGACCTGTTGTCGGCGGTCTTCGAGGGCCGGGCGACGCTGGCCGATCCGGTGTCGGCGCACATGGGGCCCGCCTTCCCGCTGATCGGTGCCGGCGAACCCGTGTCGTCGGCGCTGGAAGCTCTGAGTACCTCCGATGCGTTGATGGTGGTGGAGGACGGCAAGCCGATCGGCGTCATCACCCGGCACGACCTGCTCGCCTACGCCAGCACCCATCCGCTTCCGATTCGTGAGGACAAGCAGTGA
- a CDS encoding acetyl-CoA C-acetyltransferase has protein sequence MSEAVIVSTARSPIGRAGKGSLKDVRPDELARQMVATALSKVPELDVADIDDIHLGIGQPGGAGGYNIARVVAVELGLDHVPGVTVNRYCSSSLQTTRMALHAIKAGEGDVFISGGVESVSSFGTAGAADGLPNSKNPIFADAEARTELAAQGGQGPWHDPRQDGLLPDVYIAMGQTAENVASFTGISREDQDRWGVLSQNRAEKAIAEGFFAREIDPVTLADGTQVTTDDGPRAGTTYEKISQLKPVFRPDGTITAGNACPLNDGAAALVIMSDTKAKELGLTPLARIVATAATGLSPEIMGLGPIEAVRKVLRIANMTIDDIDLYELNEAFAVQVLGSAAELGMDHDRLNVSGGAIALGHPFGMTGARITTTLLNNLRTHDKTFGLETMCVGGGQGMAMVIERLS, from the coding sequence ATGTCTGAAGCTGTGATCGTCTCCACCGCCCGTTCCCCCATCGGCCGCGCCGGCAAGGGATCCCTCAAGGACGTCCGTCCGGATGAGCTCGCTCGCCAGATGGTCGCCACCGCACTGAGCAAGGTGCCCGAGCTCGACGTCGCCGACATCGACGACATCCACCTCGGCATCGGCCAGCCCGGCGGTGCAGGCGGGTACAACATCGCGCGCGTCGTCGCCGTCGAACTCGGCCTCGACCACGTCCCCGGCGTGACGGTGAACCGCTACTGCTCGTCGTCGTTGCAGACCACCCGCATGGCCCTGCACGCCATCAAGGCCGGTGAGGGCGACGTGTTCATCTCCGGCGGCGTCGAGAGCGTCTCCAGTTTCGGCACCGCCGGTGCCGCCGACGGCCTGCCCAACTCCAAGAACCCGATCTTCGCCGACGCCGAGGCCCGCACCGAGCTCGCCGCCCAGGGCGGCCAGGGACCGTGGCACGACCCCCGCCAGGACGGCCTGCTCCCCGACGTCTACATCGCCATGGGCCAGACCGCCGAGAACGTCGCCAGCTTCACCGGCATCTCCCGCGAGGACCAGGACCGCTGGGGCGTGCTCAGCCAGAACCGCGCCGAGAAGGCCATCGCCGAGGGCTTCTTCGCCCGCGAGATCGACCCGGTCACCCTGGCCGACGGCACGCAGGTCACCACCGACGACGGCCCGCGCGCCGGCACCACCTACGAGAAGATCAGCCAGCTGAAGCCGGTCTTCCGCCCGGACGGCACCATCACCGCGGGCAACGCCTGCCCGCTGAACGACGGCGCCGCCGCCCTGGTCATCATGAGCGACACCAAGGCCAAGGAACTCGGCCTCACCCCGCTCGCCCGGATCGTCGCCACCGCCGCGACCGGTCTCTCCCCGGAGATCATGGGCCTGGGCCCGATCGAGGCCGTGCGCAAGGTGCTGCGTATCGCGAACATGACGATCGACGACATCGATCTCTACGAGCTCAACGAGGCCTTCGCCGTCCAGGTGCTCGGCTCGGCCGCCGAACTGGGCATGGACCACGACCGGCTGAACGTCTCCGGTGGCGCGATCGCCCTCGGCCACCCCTTCGGTATGACCGGCGCGCGGATCACCACCACCCTGCTCAACAACCTGCGGACCCACGACAAGACCTTCGGTCTGGAGACCATGTGCGTCGGCGGCGGCCAGGGCATGGCGATGGTCATCGAACGCCTCAGCTGA
- a CDS encoding cystathionine gamma-synthase: MTEEGFSTAGFSTAGFSTKAIHAGWDPDGRTGAVNVPIYASSTFAQDGVGGMRDGFEYARTGNPTRRVLEANLAAIEGGAYGRAFASGMAATDAVLRAALRPGDHLVIPNDAYGGTFRLIDKVFSQWGIEYSVAPVNDVAAVAAAMTPKTRLVWTETPTNPLLNVGDIAAIAHVAHEGGAKLVVDNTFATPYLQQPLALGADVVLHSTTKYLGGHSDVVGGALITADEQFDADVAFLQNGAGAVPGPFDAYLTMRGIKTLAVRMERHCDNAEKLVEVLSGSSKVRSVLYPGLDDHPGHDAAARQMRRFGGMISVRLAGGKEAALDFCARTKVFTLAESLGGIESLIEHPGAMTHASTAGSLLEVPDDLVRLSVGIEDADDLIADVEQALG; the protein is encoded by the coding sequence GTGACAGAAGAGGGATTCTCGACCGCCGGATTTTCGACCGCCGGATTTTCGACCAAGGCCATTCACGCGGGCTGGGATCCGGACGGCCGCACCGGCGCCGTCAATGTGCCGATCTACGCGAGTTCGACGTTCGCGCAGGACGGCGTGGGCGGCATGCGCGACGGTTTCGAGTACGCGCGGACCGGGAACCCGACCCGCCGGGTGCTGGAGGCGAACCTCGCCGCCATCGAAGGCGGTGCGTACGGCCGGGCCTTCGCATCCGGCATGGCGGCGACCGACGCCGTGCTGCGGGCCGCCCTGCGTCCCGGTGACCACCTCGTCATCCCGAACGACGCCTACGGTGGCACCTTCCGGCTGATCGACAAGGTGTTCTCGCAGTGGGGGATCGAATACTCGGTGGCGCCAGTCAACGACGTCGCCGCCGTCGCCGCGGCGATGACCCCGAAGACCAGGCTGGTCTGGACCGAGACGCCCACCAATCCGCTGCTGAACGTCGGCGACATCGCGGCGATCGCCCACGTCGCACACGAGGGCGGCGCGAAACTGGTGGTGGACAACACCTTCGCCACCCCGTACCTGCAGCAGCCGCTGGCGCTCGGGGCCGACGTGGTGCTGCACTCGACCACCAAGTACCTGGGCGGCCACTCCGACGTCGTCGGCGGCGCGCTGATCACCGCCGACGAGCAGTTCGACGCCGACGTCGCCTTCCTGCAGAACGGCGCGGGCGCGGTGCCCGGCCCGTTCGACGCCTACCTGACCATGCGCGGGATCAAGACCCTCGCGGTCCGGATGGAGCGGCACTGCGACAACGCGGAGAAGCTGGTCGAGGTGCTCTCCGGCAGCTCGAAGGTGCGGTCCGTGCTGTACCCCGGGCTCGACGATCACCCCGGGCACGACGCGGCCGCCCGTCAGATGCGCCGCTTCGGCGGCATGATCTCGGTGCGGCTGGCCGGTGGCAAGGAGGCGGCGCTCGACTTCTGCGCCCGCACCAAGGTCTTCACGCTGGCCGAATCGCTCGGCGGCATCGAGTCGCTGATCGAGCACCCCGGCGCGATGACGCATGCGTCGACCGCGGGGTCCCTGCTCGAGGTACCCGATGACCTGGTGCGGCTGTCGGTCGGCATCGAGGACGCCGACGACCTGATCGCCGACGTGGAGCAGGCCCTCGGCTGA
- a CDS encoding Bax inhibitor-1/YccA family protein, whose translation MRDSSNPVMRGVVRDNQPAPYAGFGQAIPGAQQGAMMTGQQANPYLQDSQTQNYAPATAQGQLTVDDVVVKTGITLGVLIAVAIATYAAIATRATESAQVTLAMPIMLVGAIGGLIMVLIASFGRKQDNPAIVLSYAALEGLFVGAISFVFANLTVGDNVSAGAMIGQAVLGTIGVFIGMLVVYKVGAIRVTPRFTRMLMAGMVGVIVLALGNFVLSLFGVNMGLYSGGPIAIIFSLVCIALAAFSFLVDFDAADRLVKAGAPSRAAWGIALGLTVTLVWLYVEILRLLSYLNSD comes from the coding sequence GTGCGTGACAGCAGCAACCCGGTGATGCGCGGCGTGGTCCGCGACAATCAGCCGGCCCCCTATGCCGGCTTCGGCCAGGCCATCCCCGGCGCCCAGCAGGGCGCCATGATGACCGGCCAGCAAGCCAACCCGTATCTGCAGGACTCGCAGACCCAGAACTACGCACCCGCCACCGCGCAGGGGCAGCTCACCGTCGATGACGTCGTGGTGAAGACCGGGATCACGCTCGGTGTGCTGATCGCGGTCGCCATCGCCACCTACGCCGCGATCGCGACCCGGGCCACCGAATCGGCCCAGGTGACCCTCGCCATGCCGATCATGCTGGTCGGCGCGATCGGCGGCCTGATCATGGTCCTGATCGCGAGCTTCGGCCGCAAGCAGGATAATCCGGCGATCGTGCTCAGCTACGCCGCGCTGGAAGGCCTCTTCGTCGGCGCCATCTCGTTCGTCTTCGCGAACCTCACCGTCGGGGACAACGTGAGCGCCGGCGCGATGATCGGCCAGGCCGTCCTCGGCACCATCGGCGTGTTCATCGGCATGCTGGTGGTCTACAAGGTCGGCGCCATCCGCGTCACTCCGCGTTTCACCCGCATGCTGATGGCCGGCATGGTCGGCGTCATCGTGCTGGCGCTGGGCAACTTCGTACTCAGCCTGTTCGGTGTGAACATGGGCCTGTACAGCGGAGGACCCATCGCGATCATCTTCTCGCTGGTCTGCATCGCGCTGGCCGCCTTCTCGTTCCTGGTCGACTTCGACGCCGCCGACCGCCTGGTGAAGGCCGGCGCCCCGTCCCGCGCCGCCTGGGGTATCGCCCTCGGCCTGACCGTCACCCTGGTCTGGCTGTACGTCGAGATCTTGCGCCTGCTGAGCTACCTGAACAGCGACTAG